The sequence TGATCAAGTAGGTGGCGTCAGGCCGAAGAGTCAGTGGGCGCGCCTCTACCGGCTTCTCGCGGCTCCGTTCCAGTCGGGCTACGTAACGTTCGCCATCGCGGAAGGCGATCTGATCCTCGCCATCCGATTCCCAAATTTCGTCGAGCAGGGTGACAGCATCTTCGGCGGTTGTCGTCACGGATGGCAAATCAACGAGGCCGCCCCAGGACTCTGGATGCTCCAGCGCCATCACCCGCCCAAGACCCCACAGTGGCGCTTGCGCGAGCGCCAAAGATTCGGGCTTCACGGGTTGAGCGCCGCGCGTCACCAGCCACAGGCGCGGCCTCGCCCCTTCATTTCGCGGCAAGGCCTGCATCAAACGCAGGGCGCTTTCACAACTTGCGGTGACTGAGTCCAGCGTGGCCTCCAGCCCTCTTAAGTAAATGACGCCTCGATGTGGCTTGGTCAATAAGTCTTCGATATTTGTTTCATCGGCAAGCGCCAGGGCGCAAGTCTCGCCTTTTGCCTCCAACAGTTTCGCCAGCGCCGCGCCCAGCCCGCCCTCATCTGCCAAAATCAGCCAGCGGCCTGGAGCGTCAACGCGCTTCTGCATTGAAGCACGCGGTTTGGCCTGCCAGGTCAGGTCGTAAAGCCAGTCGGCTTCAAACGGCCAAACGCCGATGTTGCCGCTGACGCAACACTTCCAAGAGTCGGCTTCCCCGACCCGGCTAAAAATCTGGAACGAGGCGGCATTGTCATCATCGCGAGTCAGGATCATTTGAGATTCCGATTCGCCGTCTTCAGGCAAGGGCTGATGAATCACAACTTGCTTGACGGTACATACTCGTCCCTCAAACACTGTCTTGGCCGCTGTGAGAGCCATCTCAACATAAAGGCTCGAAGCCGTGACTTCAAGTTGATGGGCGCGCAAATATTTGCGAAAGCGCCCGTCGAGCTTGTTCTGCCAGAAGTGGCTGCCGGGCAGGTGGGCCAGGCCTGGCAGGCGGTGGCCGAGGAGAGGATCGCCAGCGCCAGCCAACGCCCAGGCCGGGCGAGTGGTTGAAGTGGCCGCTCCGGCCTCCAACCAGAAATGCCGTCGTTGCCAGGGATAGGCCGGCAAACGAACGTGCCGCCCGCCGTTCGGGAAGCGTTTGCGCCAGTCGGGCATGTAGCCCAGCGTGTACATCACGCCAAGCGCGCCGAGCATGGCCGCGCTTTCGTCGGCCTCGCGTTGCAGAGACGGCACGGTGTGGCCGGTCTGGTTGAGATGATGCAGTGTTTCGTCCACCGACGGCAGAAGAATCGGATGGGGACTCATTTCAATGAAGACGGTGTGGCCCGCTTTCGCCAGGCGTTGAACGGCGTTCGAGAACAGCACCGGCTGGCGCAAATTTTTCGCCCAGTAGTTCGCGTCGAAGGTTGAGCCGTCGGTGGTGGCGTCAATCACCGTCGAGTCAATCGGTGTTGAGGCGGCTCGCGGTTGCAGGCCGTCCAGCGCGGCCAGCAAGTCGGCGCGCAGGGACTCCATTTGCGGGCTGTGTGAGGCCACGTCCACCTTCACCGGGCGGCAAAAGACGTTGCCGGCGCGGAGAGCGCCCAGCACTGCTTCGAGCGCCGCCGGGTCGCCGGAGAGCACCGTAGATTTGGGACTGTTGCTGACCGCAATCGAGAGTTTATCTTCGTAACCGAGCACGGCTTCTTGCGCCTGAACCAGCGACAACCCGACCACGGCCATTGCGCCTTGCCCGGCCACCCGCTTGAGCAATTTGCTCCGTTGGCAGATGACACGCGCCGCGTCTTCTAAGGTGAGAGCGCCGGCCACGTGGGCGGCGGCGACTTCGCCCATGCTGTGGCCCACCACTGCGTCCGGCTCGATTCCCCACGACCGCCAGAGCGCGGCCAGCGCCACTTCGATAGCGAACAACGCCGGCTGAATGACGTCAATCTCGTTCAAACGTGATTGCTCCGGGTTGGCCGTCAACTGTTCGAGCAACGACCAGTCTACAAACGGGCGAAAGGCCTGGTCGCAACGTTCCAGCGTTTCACGAAAGACCGGCTCGCTCGTCAGCAGTCCGCGCCCCATGCCGAACCACTGCGACCCCTGACCCGGAAACACAAAGACAACGCCGGGTTGCCGCTCGGCGCTCTTGCGGCCAGCAGACAGGCCGGCAGATGGCTGGTCGTTCAAGAAAGCATCCAGTTGGCGGACAAGTTCATCTCCTGAGCGGCCAACAACGGCCAGACGATGTTCGTGATGCGCGCGGCGGACGCTGGCGGTGTAACAGATGTCGTGGAGTGAACAGTTATCAGTGAACAGTAAGTCGCGGTAGGCGCGAGCCAGGGCTTGCAAGGCTTCGGGTGTGTGGGCCGAGAGCGGCAACAAATACACTCCATCTTCCGAGACACCAAGTGTCCCGCCCTCTCCGCTTCGCTTCGGGGTGCTTCGCAAGACACTTGGTGTCTCAGACGCTTCTTGCAGAACGACGTGCGCGTTTGTCCCCGCAATCCCAAAGGAACTCACACCAGCAGTGGGCGGGCCGGAGTCGGCAGGCCAGGGTGTCAGCGTCGGCTTCACAGTGAGCTTCAAGTCGTCCCAGGCAATGTTGGGATTGGGCGTTTGCAGGTGAAGCGTCGCCGGAAGCTGTTTGTGTTTGAGTGACAGAGCAACTTTGATCAGGCCGGCCACGCCCGCCGCGCCCTCCGTGTGGCCGAAGTTGGTCTTCACCGAGCCGACGATGCAGGGCTGATCGGGAGAACGACCTTTGCCAAGCACCGCACCCAGCGCGCCAAGTTCGACAGGGTCGCCGGCGGCTGTGCCAGTGCCGTGCGCTTCGAGGTAGTGAACCCGGCTTGGGTCAACACCAGCGTGGCGATAAGCCTTGACCAGCATTTCTTCCTGGCCTTCCTGGCCGGGCGTCGCCAGAAAGCCGCTGGTGCGGCCATCATTATTGACGGCGCTGCCGCGAATGACGGCGTAGATCGGATCGCCGTCGGCGATGGCTTGCGAGAGGCGCTTGAGGGCGACCACGCCCGCGCCCTCACTGCGAACGTAGCCATCAGCGCGCGCGTCGCCGAACTTGCAACGGCCATCGGGGGCCATCATTTTGGATTGTGAGTAGGCGATGGTGATGTGCGGCTGGAGAATGACGTTTGCGCCGCCGGCGAGGGCCAGCGAGCATTCGCCGGTTCGCAGGCTCTGGCAGGCAAGGTGAACGGCGACGAGCGATGAGGCGCAAGCACAGTCGAGCGTAAAGCTGGGGCCTTGAAAACCGAAGGCGTAAGAGAGCCGGCCCGAGGCCGAGTAACGGCCACTGCCGGTGGTCATGTAGAAGTCCACTAGCGCCGGGTCGTTGAACATCCGCGCTTCGTAATCGTTGAGCCACAAGCCGACGAAGACTCCGGTCTGACTGCCAACCAGTTTATCCGGCGCTTGCCCGGCATCTTCCAATGCCTCCCAAGCCGTCTCCAACAGCAGGCGTTGTTGCGGATCCATGCGATCGGCTTCACGCGGTGAGATGCCGAAGAAGAGGGCGTCGAACTTGTCAATGTCGTCGAGGAAGCCGCCCCAGCGAGTCATCATCTTGCCGGGCGTGGCCGGTTTGGAGTCGTAAAATGCGTCTACATCAAACCGGCTGGCTGGAATTTCGGCGATCGCGTCGAGGCCGTTCACCAGCGCATTCCAAAAACTCTCCGGGCTGTTCACGCCGCCGGGGAAGCGGCAACCGATGCCGATGATGGCGATTGGCTCAACAGCTTGTGTCCGGCTTTCATCTGAGGTGGAGGGCAGACTCATGGTCATCGCTAAAGAAAGAATAGAAAAACTTCTTCGCGGGTTTTTTCACCTCTGTGAAGAAGCTTATGGCTAGTTATTTGGATTAGGAGTATCCGGCTTATAAGTTAAGATGTCTGTGACAAAGATTGGTCAATATCTCGTCAAGGTTTCTTTTGCATCCCAGGGTCTCTTTATTTGAAGGATTGCCATTGCCACTTCGTGATACTCAAGTCCTGTCCCTCAACGGCCAGCGCGGCCACGTAGCCCGCCCCAACATCCAACTCACAAAGCGACCAGCGTAACGCTTCTTCGGGGCGACCGGCCACCCACAACAAGTTGGCGGCTTCCCCCGGAGTCAACGACACGTCAAACTGATCCAGGGGCCGCGAGAGTCCTTCGCCAATCGCTTTGATGTAAGCCTCCTTGCGAGTCCAGCAGGTGAAGAAAGCCGGTTGCCGTTCGCTCACCGGCAAAGAATTGAGAATGACGTTTTCGCGCGGCGAAAAATTCCGGGCCGCCACCTGTTCCATGTCGAGCACCGGGCGGATGTATTCGACATCAACGCCGATCTCTCGATCCTGAGTCACGGCCAGCACGGCGAGTTCGTGGGAATGCGCCAGATTGAATTGGAGGCCGGGGAAGCCGCCACTGTTTTGCAGGCCGGGCTTGCCCTGCGGCCCGTAGTTGAACTGCACCTGATCAGGTTCAATGCCCAAATAACTGGCGAGCACCGTTCTGAGAAACCCGCGCCCAACAATGAAATGATGGCGATGAACGTCGAAGTGAAAGCGTTCGGCCCGCTGGTGCTCGTCGGCGCTCAACGTTTGGGCCAGTTGCGAAAGGACCCGGCTCGGCTGATTCAGATCAGCCCGCCACAGGTGAACGTCGTTGCCCCTCAGCGCCGGGCTGGCCGGCGGCGAGGGCCAGGCATCGTCAATCGTCATCAGGTCAGATGAGTCAGAGTTTGCTCAAGTTGGCGCGACAGACTCTTTAGGAGAAGCGCCTGATCGTTTTGCAAAAAGAAATGGTTGCCGGGAAACATCTCCATTGCAAACACATTTTGCGTTTGAGCGCGCCAGGCCGCCAGTGCCTCCTGCTTCACCGTGCCGTCTTTCAAACCGCCAAAGGCCGAGATGGGGCAAGCCAGAGGATCGTCTGGCTGACAATTGTACGTTTCGACCATCGCCAGGTCGGCGCGCAAGACGGGCAAAAAGATTTGCACCAGCTCCGGCTCCTGCAGGAACGCCAGAGAAAGGCCGTCGTAACGCTGGCGAAGGGCGGCAATGAATTCTGCTTCGGGCAATGGGTGGATCGGCGGGAGCGGGTCGGGCAGTTGGGGCGCGCGGCGGGCCGACACAAACAAATGGGCCGGGTTCAGCCCCCGGCGTTTTCGCAGGACGCGAGCCAGTTCAAAAGAGAGTAGCGCGCCCAGGCTGTGGCCGAAGAATGCGAAAGGCTTATCTAAATATGGAAGCATGGCCTCGGCCAGAACGTCAACCAATGATAGAAGCCGGTTGTGAAGCGGTTCGCGCAGGCGGCTGTCGCGGCCCGGCAATTGAACATAGCAGGCTTCGACATCGGGCGGCAGAGCTTGCGCCCAGCCGCGAAACACGGCCACCCCGCCGCCGGCAAACGGGAAGCAGAACAGGCGCAAGCGGGCCTGAGGTTTAGGAGTCGGTCGGGCAAGCCACAAACTGGAAGCAGATTGGGTCGTCATCCGGCCCTAATCATACAACCGTCTGAGCATCATTTCGTAAGTGATGATCGGGGCGATCTTGCCAATCGTCCACTCCTCCTGGCCGGAGAGGTGGCGGTTCATAAGCGAGCGCGCCAACTCCGGCCTAAACAAGCCGCGCTCAGCCAGGCGCGGATCGTAGAGGATCGATTCGGCCCAGTCGCGGAGGTCGGTGCGCAGGTAGTTTTCGTAATCGGCGTAAAGCGTGGGGTGCTCGGTAAACATCGGGCGCACGTGGCGGTTGAACCGGCGCTTAAGTTTGACGGCTACGGCGTGCGTCTCCCGGATGAGGGCGCGGGTGGTGGGGAGAAACTCATCGTGATCGTAGGGAATGTAGGCCAGGTTGGGCGTCTCACGCTGGATCAGTGCCCGGTACAGCTTCTTGTGGCCGCGCACTGTTGCCGGGATGGAGTATAGAAACTCAAACAGATCGTAATCAAAAAACGGAAAGCGGGTTTCGATGTGCGAACGGGCAAAGGTGACCATGTTGCGGGTCAGGCGGTCACAGTGATTCCGGATGTAGAAATATTCGCCGCGCACGTCCGGGCGGTGATCAAGGTAGTGAGCGAGTTCTGCCCGAAACGAATCGAAGGCCAGGCCTTTCATTTGTTTCCAGGCCGCTTCAGTGTAAAGGCCCTGCTCTTCGGCTTCGGTCAGCGACGGCCAGGTGTATTTTTGGTTGAAGAGATAAAACAGCCGGGTGGTCAGCGCCAGATCGTCAACCGCCTGAGTCTGAAGCGGCTCAATGGAATCATCGTGGCCCATCACCGTGCCGCCGTCCCAGCCGGTGAGATTCAAATCCATGACCTGGCGGGCCAGAGGCAGGGAGCTAAGGCCGTGGGCGTGAATCCAACTGTGGAAGCCTTCGGTTAGCTCCAGGTGAAAATCCACGTTGTCTTTGATCCAGTTTCCATCCTTCAACTCTGTCCAATGGTGGTCACTGCCAACGGCCTCGGCGATCTGGCGACCGTAGACAACATCGCGGCAGTTTTTGACTCCGAAGGTCATCGAGGCCACTGGCCGGCGGTCAATCATGCCGAGGATGGTGCGCGAGTCCAGGCCGCCACTCAAATAGACGCCGGGGCGATAGTGATCGCCGGAGAGGCGGCGGACGGCGCGGCGCATCAGGCGGCCCACCTCCTCGGCGGCTTCGCCGAATTCAATGTTGGGGCGGTGAGGAATATCCTTGAAAGTCCAGTAGGGCGTAATGGCACAAGTCGCTGAGTTCAGATCGTAAACCAGCGTTGAGGCGTTGGGCAGAAAGTGAATGTCTTCAAAGAAGGTGCGCTCACCCAGCAAGTGCTGGAAGCGCATGTATTGCGCCAGCGCCGTCATGTCCGGCTTCCTGGGGAACGCTGCGTCGCACAGGATACCTTTGACTTCGGGGGCAAAGATCAGCCGTCCGGCGTGATGGGTGTAAAACAGGGTATAAAGACCAAATCGATCATTGGCGATCACCACCCGGTTTCGGCCCTTGTCCCAGATGGCGATGACGAAAGCGCCGTTGAGATGTTTGGCGAAGTCGTGGCCCGACTCTTCGTAAAGTGTTAGCGCCGTTTGTTCAGGTGGCTGGCCGTCGTTCACGTCCCGGCCTCTCACTTTGTAAATCTCGCCGGCCATCACCAGCGCAATCGTTCGGTCTGAGTTCCAGATTGGCTGGGGCGCTTTGTTGAAGATGCCAATGCCGAGCCGGCCCAGGGCCAGGTTGCGCGTTTCGTCCGCCCAAATATCATTCACATACCAGTCGCGGTGCGACATGCTGGCGGCCATTTTCTTTGCCAGCAGGCCGGCTTCAATTCTTCTTTCAGGATCAACAATTCCGAAAACTCCGCTCATGTTTTAGGTCAGCTTGCCTTTCTCCAAAGTGAGCAAAGGATACCTGATAAGTTGAACTCTGGAAATAGAGGCTCTTTCTTACATCCCAAACAAATGGGTGAGGACGGTGGTGGCCGCTCCACCCACACTTTGAAGCATGGCGATTTGGGCACCCGGCACTTGATTCTTTCCAGCCCGTCCTGTAAGTTGCAAAACAATCTCACAAGTTTGATAGAGAGCGGTTGCGCCAATGGGATGGCCGCGCGCTTTGAGGCCGCCCATTGTGGCAATTGGAATCCGCCCGCGCAACTTGATCTGATCCTCAGCGGCCAGCCGCCACCCCTGCCCTTGTTTGGCGTAACCTGTCGCTTCCAACAGCAGGCAGGTCATGATGCTGAAGGCGTCGTGGGCTTCAAACAAGTCCACGTCGTTGCGGTGGATGTTGGCCCGCCGGAAGGCGGCCTGGGCCGAGGTATAAGCCGCCTCAAGCCACAAGGGATCGCGGCGGTCGAAAACGCGGAAACGATCGGTGGCGACGCTGGAGGCCAGGATGTGAACCGGATGATCCGAGTAAGCCCGCGCCTCGGCTTGAGGGGCCAGCACCACCGCCGCCGCCCCGTCGCAAATCGGCGCGCAATCGAGCAGGCGGATCGGCGGGCTGATGAGGCGTGAGGCCATCACCTCACGCGCTGTGATGCGCTTGTCGCGAAAGAGGGCATTGGGGTTGGTGCGGGCGTTGCGATGGGCGTTGACGGAGAAATTGGCAAAGGCGTCTTCCGGCGCTTTGTAGCGGTCAAGATACATCCGCATCAACTCGGCGTTGCGGCTGATGAGGGTCGCGCCGCCCGGCAATTCTTTTTCGGCGTCGAGGGCTTTGGCTAATGCCGGTGTCGCCACGCCCTCGCTCATCTTCTCCACGCCGACGGCAATGGCCAAACTAGCCTCGCCGCTGGCTACGGCAAAGTAAGCCATGCGCAAGGCGGCGGCCCCGGTGGCCGTGGCCGCTTTCACCTCCAACGCCTCAATGCCGTGCAGTCCAGCCTGATCGGCAATCAGGGCCGCCACGTGCTTTTGTCCCTGAAGCTCGTCGCTCAACATGTTGCCGGCGAACAGGGCGTCCACCCGCTCCACCCCGGCGTCTTCCATAGCCTTGCGCGCCGCCAGCGCGCCCAACTCGCGCAAACTCTGCGGGCTGGCTTTGACAACCTCAACCTGACCGATCCCAACAATGCTCACCGGACGAATGGACATTTGACTCGTTCCTCAGTTGAATGCTTTGTGGCCGAAAATTATCTCATAGTTGGAATCAATGGCGTATAATCGTTGGTATGATTTCGGGAAAGATTCTCAAACTCAACGGCTGGCCCGACGGCAAGATCATCGGCCTGGCTAAAGCCGTTGCCGAACAATTGGAAGCCGACACCTTCGGCGACCGGGACGCGATCCTGGCCCGCCTCGACTCGGTTCGCCAGAACCCCGGCAACTTTTTGGCCGACCCGCTCCTGGCCGACCTGGCCCGCGAATGTTTGCGGCTGGCGCAGCGTGAAGCCTCAAAGCAGGATGATACTCTGCGTTCGCTCCCGCTTCAATACCGAGTCTGGGGCGAAGAACACATTGACGGCGAAGCCTTGCGCCAGATGGACTCGGCCATGCGCCTGCCGATCAGCGCCGCCGGGGCGTTGATGCCGGATGCCCACGTGGGTTACGGCCTGCCCATCGGCGGCGTCCTCGCCACCCAAAACACCGTCATCCCTTACGCCGTGGGCGTGGACATTGCGTGCTTCGTCGGAGATACGAAAGTTCCTCTATTGGATGGGAAGGATTACACTTTGGCTGATCTCGCCAAGAGAACGGAACCGTTTTACGTGTATGCCTGCAAGCCGGATGGCAAAATTGTTATAGCCCTGGCAACCGCGATTAAGACCCAAGAGAACGCCGAACTTGTTGAAGTGACGATTGACAACGGTGAAAAAATCCTTTGC comes from Chloroflexota bacterium and encodes:
- a CDS encoding SDR family NAD(P)-dependent oxidoreductase is translated as MSLPSTSDESRTQAVEPIAIIGIGCRFPGGVNSPESFWNALVNGLDAIAEIPASRFDVDAFYDSKPATPGKMMTRWGGFLDDIDKFDALFFGISPREADRMDPQQRLLLETAWEALEDAGQAPDKLVGSQTGVFVGLWLNDYEARMFNDPALVDFYMTTGSGRYSASGRLSYAFGFQGPSFTLDCACASSLVAVHLACQSLRTGECSLALAGGANVILQPHITIAYSQSKMMAPDGRCKFGDARADGYVRSEGAGVVALKRLSQAIADGDPIYAVIRGSAVNNDGRTSGFLATPGQEGQEEMLVKAYRHAGVDPSRVHYLEAHGTGTAAGDPVELGALGAVLGKGRSPDQPCIVGSVKTNFGHTEGAAGVAGLIKVALSLKHKQLPATLHLQTPNPNIAWDDLKLTVKPTLTPWPADSGPPTAGVSSFGIAGTNAHVVLQEASETPSVLRSTPKRSGEGGTLGVSEDGVYLLPLSAHTPEALQALARAYRDLLFTDNCSLHDICYTASVRRAHHEHRLAVVGRSGDELVRQLDAFLNDQPSAGLSAGRKSAERQPGVVFVFPGQGSQWFGMGRGLLTSEPVFRETLERCDQAFRPFVDWSLLEQLTANPEQSRLNEIDVIQPALFAIEVALAALWRSWGIEPDAVVGHSMGEVAAAHVAGALTLEDAARVICQRSKLLKRVAGQGAMAVVGLSLVQAQEAVLGYEDKLSIAVSNSPKSTVLSGDPAALEAVLGALRAGNVFCRPVKVDVASHSPQMESLRADLLAALDGLQPRAASTPIDSTVIDATTDGSTFDANYWAKNLRQPVLFSNAVQRLAKAGHTVFIEMSPHPILLPSVDETLHHLNQTGHTVPSLQREADESAAMLGALGVMYTLGYMPDWRKRFPNGGRHVRLPAYPWQRRHFWLEAGAATSTTRPAWALAGAGDPLLGHRLPGLAHLPGSHFWQNKLDGRFRKYLRAHQLEVTASSLYVEMALTAAKTVFEGRVCTVKQVVIHQPLPEDGESESQMILTRDDDNAASFQIFSRVGEADSWKCCVSGNIGVWPFEADWLYDLTWQAKPRASMQKRVDAPGRWLILADEGGLGAALAKLLEAKGETCALALADETNIEDLLTKPHRGVIYLRGLEATLDSVTASCESALRLMQALPRNEGARPRLWLVTRGAQPVKPESLALAQAPLWGLGRVMALEHPESWGGLVDLPSVTTTAEDAVTLLDEIWESDGEDQIAFRDGERYVARLERSREKPVEARPLTLRPDATYLISGGLGGVGLQVARWLAVNGAQHLLLTGRTGLPERSEWKTVSPDSKFGKQIAAVQALEEQGATVTVAKADVADLAQMTELFRRTTPPVRGVIHAAGLTTNKPLKELDADSFQAILHPKVSGAWALHQLTQKMALDFFVMFSSGASVWGSQGLAHYAAANHFLDALAHHRRASGLPALAVNWGWWAGDGLATDDLARLFTQVGLSAMPPEKAAAAMGYLLETGATQQVVAAVDWGIFRPVYEARRTRPLLEHPAALTKTMTEPSAKAPDGFARRLQEAAPHERSEILFGYVREQVARVLGFTTPESLDARQGFFKIGMDSMMAVQLRTRLEVALGCSLPPTVALEYPTVETMTHYLAKDVLKLAAPEPAKPRPELAAASDAQEKAKLDMLSEDELITMLDDELGAIDDLIKDGR
- a CDS encoding 4'-phosphopantetheinyl transferase superfamily protein, whose product is MTIDDAWPSPPASPALRGNDVHLWRADLNQPSRVLSQLAQTLSADEHQRAERFHFDVHRHHFIVGRGFLRTVLASYLGIEPDQVQFNYGPQGKPGLQNSGGFPGLQFNLAHSHELAVLAVTQDREIGVDVEYIRPVLDMEQVAARNFSPRENVILNSLPVSERQPAFFTCWTRKEAYIKAIGEGLSRPLDQFDVSLTPGEAANLLWVAGRPEEALRWSLCELDVGAGYVAALAVEGQDLSITKWQWQSFK
- a CDS encoding thioesterase encodes the protein MTTQSASSLWLARPTPKPQARLRLFCFPFAGGGVAVFRGWAQALPPDVEACYVQLPGRDSRLREPLHNRLLSLVDVLAEAMLPYLDKPFAFFGHSLGALLSFELARVLRKRRGLNPAHLFVSARRAPQLPDPLPPIHPLPEAEFIAALRQRYDGLSLAFLQEPELVQIFLPVLRADLAMVETYNCQPDDPLACPISAFGGLKDGTVKQEALAAWRAQTQNVFAMEMFPGNHFFLQNDQALLLKSLSRQLEQTLTHLT
- a CDS encoding thiolase domain-containing protein (Catalyzes the synthesis of acetoacetyl coenzyme A from two molecules of acetyl coenzyme A. It can also act as a thiolase, catalyzing the reverse reaction and generating two-carbon units from the four-carbon product of fatty acid oxidation), with the translated sequence MRPVSIVGIGQVEVVKASPQSLRELGALAARKAMEDAGVERVDALFAGNMLSDELQGQKHVAALIADQAGLHGIEALEVKAATATGAAALRMAYFAVASGEASLAIAVGVEKMSEGVATPALAKALDAEKELPGGATLISRNAELMRMYLDRYKAPEDAFANFSVNAHRNARTNPNALFRDKRITAREVMASRLISPPIRLLDCAPICDGAAAVVLAPQAEARAYSDHPVHILASSVATDRFRVFDRRDPLWLEAAYTSAQAAFRRANIHRNDVDLFEAHDAFSIMTCLLLEATGYAKQGQGWRLAAEDQIKLRGRIPIATMGGLKARGHPIGATALYQTCEIVLQLTGRAGKNQVPGAQIAMLQSVGGAATTVLTHLFGM